In Podospora pseudopauciseta strain CBS 411.78 chromosome 2 map unlocalized CBS411.78m_2, whole genome shotgun sequence, the genomic stretch ACAATGTCGTCGACACTTGTGTATGTTCCCCCTTTTAGTCAAGCGATCgtgttggtgtttggttcCGGGTCGCGGCGGCGTAGCGCTTGTGTTGCTTGTGCTGTGTTCAGTGTTCACTGTTCTTTCTATGCTGCGAGTGTCGGTCAAAAATTGAGTGTCTCCTATTTTGGTCGGGCAGACTAAAACGTGCCCCGGCGCAGACGGTACGTACTGGCTACTGGCTGTCACGTCATGCCCAGTTAAGGGGAACCCGTCAACCGAAAAATCAACAACGAAGGCGCTCGAGCTAAAATGGACCTGCAAACGAGTGGTGCGTGtccgagagagagagagagaggttgcCCGATGATGTAGGTGTCGGACTGCGTGCGgtaggaagagaaagagcgGGCAAGCAGCAAGAAAACAAGAAGTGGTTTGCAATTTCACTCTCGGTGCAACGATCAATGATGTTCCAAGCTTTGCTCCGTGCAtggaaggagagaaaagtTGACCAATGCAAGCGCTTCAAAACGGTGAAGGTGGAAGGATGCCTTTCCCGCAGCCCATTAAATGGAAAGGGGCCATTTGCCCCACCACTGCCTCCTGCCTTGCCCACCCTCGGGGTTCACCGTGTAAGGGCCGTGCTGTTTGATTGGCTCATTTCGCTCCAGACACCACGCCGGGCGTGCAATGCAAGATCAGGGACAGGCCATGGCACCGTGGCATGAAAGATTTCGCCAGAGCGAGCACTCACCTGCCGAACGGAATGtcacccttttttttttgtatttttattttttgaaCGCTGCTAATTTCAAGCTTTTTGCGACCGTGTTTGGGGAACTTCTCACGCTTCTTTCAGGAGTCAACGGTTCGGTTCTGTTTTACCAGTCCGTTTCATTTCGATATGCCAGTGGGTTCTCCCAAGGAACTAGCCGACGTTCTGGCCCCTTATAAACAACTCCTTGCTACCCCGTAATACACTCCGTTAACCGTACATAACTCACCCTCCAAATATATTCAAGCAAAAGGACTCTTTGTGTGCCGTGTACCGGTATCTCTGCATCTGCAACTCTCGATCTCCCTCTCATGCAGCACAGAACAGAGCGGGTGGCTTACACCAGGACCTCCCACTGGATGCGCCAACACTCCTTATcagacgacaacaacaacacccaactGCTGTTTCAGCCTCTGTGTCTTGCCGTTACGAATCCACGTTGGCTAGCTATCCCGACTAAAATCTTCTCGTGGTATTCATAGTCCAACCTGCATAAGCACACTGCAACTAGACACTAGCAACCGCAAAAGACCCCGCCGTATTCAGCTGAACAGCGATCTGATCTCTTTCGCCTCATCTCACCAGCCGACCAGCACGCACTTACACTAAGACTGACACTGACAACACCACAGCATCTGCAGCACAACAAATACACAGGCACAGAATCCATCATCGGATGGACCACATGGCCATCAACACCGGCCGGGCCCCAAAGCAAGCAACCATATCAATCAACCACGTTCACTGCCCGCCGCTGACAACCACTAATCTCGACCCTACCCCGCATCTTCCTCACTGCTGatcccccttcttccacaaGCGTGCCAAGCAAAAAAACAAGCTTCACAACCTGTCGATAGTTACCTGATTAACTGGCCGTGTGTGTGACTACAGGAATATCCTGTGGCAATAAGCCCTCCATGTCCCCAATAAATTGCACCGCCCACAGGCTGTCGTACTTTTTATACAAGGTGCATGTGAGGTGTAAGTGATGCCCAATGGCGATCTTCCTTATTCGGAAACAACCAAGACATCCAGATAGGAAACCCCAAATCACCGGGTACCAAACTTTTTTGGTACAGAGGTAGCATTATGATGCTATCACTTTTAATGTCACGCCCCTCAGGCTATCTTGCTACGAGTGCACATTTTTACGGACGTTCGGACCTTGTTGTCCGGCCGGCCAGCGTTGAACACCAACCCCATATTTTGTCATCCATCACCAGATGCAAAAAGATCTACAGCCCAGGTCCCGAGGCAGACCACATATATAGAAAAGTTCGCCTTCCACACAGCCCGATGCTCAGATCGCCACATTTAACTATTGAGGGCCAGTGGTATTCACTCAGGCTGCCAGAGCGTACATGATTCAATGCGCCATCAGGTACCGTAGCAACCTGTTGTCGACTCCATCACCAAGTAAACAAGACATAGCACTTCCAGCTGTTGAGCCTTCCTTATGCTATCTATGGTGCACCATCAGCCAACTCAACAAAGTCCACTTCAGCCCGGCTTAACCATCAAACATAGCTCCAAATAATCACATTTCAAACACATCTTCATTTCATGCCTAGTACAATGATATTGATACGCTACATAAACAAATACGTTTCAACCCACCCCTTAATGGTCCCCCCCCTACCTTCCGGTCTATCGTCCGCGGCGCTGCCATCAAactgtttctttttttgttcaaGTTTCCATCACTGTCTACCCATCTTGGGGCTGATTACTTGACGCAAGTCTTGTCCTCCAGTTCACAAACTCATCCGTTAAAATTCTTCCATGACCCGTCTCTTCGACCTTGAACAACTCGACAACCTTTGACTTCGCATCGAATCGAATCCTCCACACTCCTGACTGTTGAGGGTCGGCCTTGATTACTTGTTGGATCCCTATTGACATCACCAGTCAGTTGAAATGTtaccaaaaacaaaaaaacaagagaGAGCCTTAAAAGATAACTAACGGCCGTTAAAGATAATTCAAAGGCTTATTAATTTTCTTTCCAGGccttttactatattataggaaggGTAGGTAGATAGGTAGGGAGGGGGCAGTAAGAAAATAAGGGCGCTCTGTGAAGGttctctcaacaacaaagaTTGACAACTTACAATCCAATATCTCCGACGCAAAATTGACGCACACCCATGGCATCCACGGCCACTGCCCGccatccctctccctcctcaccctctcatCAATCTCCTTCGTCTCATACTCTTCGTACGAAACCAACATCCCCTTCTTATCcctccaaccaacaacaatctTCGGCACCCCCAGCAAAAACGACTGCGCCCAAAACTTCATCAGTTTCTTGTTGAATTGGAACTTATCCCTCGGGCTCTGGATGACTTTGGACGTCTTCAGCTCAACCCAGTTGATCTTAGCCCCCGGCTCCTTTGGCTTCATATCCCATATagcatccacctcccccccaaaacagaGAACCTTCCCTCCTATCTCTGACCTCACAACAGAGCAATACTGTTCCTTGTTGCTCACCACCTCATCGCCCCTATTCTCAATCACCTCCCTGGACGTCTCCGCCCACGGCCGCGGTATCGTAGCCAGCGTCTCAAACTTGTAACCCCAAAACGTCATTTCTTCCTGTGATATTGGACCTTTCCACCCTGAATTCTGCTTGGCTTTCTTTTCGGCAGCAAAAACCCAGTTCTCTTCGATGAAGATACAGTCTTGGAAGAGCGTGGCGTTCATTTCGaagccgtcgtcgtcgtcataCGGATAGGGGGCGATCAGGAATTTGGTCATCATGCCTCGCCAGGTGACAAACTTGGCATCGATGGGCTGGTTGGTTTGCTGCTCGTGGTGGGCGATGGCTGTGAGGAGGCTGTCGAGGTGCTCGTCTTGGCTGTCGTGCTTGTCGAACTTGTCGAAGCcggcggagaggttggcggggagggcggggggttgaggtgggtAGTACCATTTGATAGAGGAGTCGTCGAGGCGGAGGTTGTGGTTCTTGTCGTAGGAGAAGCAGGTGAATTCCTGGGCGAGAAGTTAGTATGTTTATAGCGTGAAGGGGTGAGTGGTCGTCGGTCTTACTCTGGGTCTCTTAACGGGTGCTTGTGTGGTGGCTGCTGTGAGGCGGATGACATCGATGGGGAATCGAGCTACATTGCTGTTTTGTGCCATTTTGGGGAGAGGTGTTTGACGAGTGGCTGGTCAAACTAGGGATATGTCGTGCTACCGATGTCATCTACAACCCAGCACCTTAAAATGATAGTGTTGAAAAATTGTTAACTTGAGAGAAAGCCTCTCAAGATGCAAACGAGTTTGAGGGTAGGATGAATGAGTGTAAATCCGAGATAGCTTGGCTGTTGGCCCTAGCCCAAGGGAACAGCAATCCACTGTACCTTGCAGGCATATCAGGGAATAGCTTACAGCTTAAAGGTTGGTATACAGCAAGCAAAATCACGATATAATTGTACTGAATGACTGTTCAAGAATAGAGATTCTGTGGATTCAAACTCATGACATTATTACAGGGCATCTATTAAACAAAGCGATCTGATGGCAGATACCAAGTACCTTGTTGAACAGGTACCCCTCGCGAGTGGGTCCCCGCCCGCATTCCCGCAGCTGGGGGAGGTGCATTGCTTGACAGGGGCCAGACGGCAACAGAGAATACCAACGACCATCAACAAGAGTTCCGACGACTTCACACATCACCATACTCAGGAGCTCGGAGGCGCCGGCCGCATCACGCAGCTCGACTTGACCCCATCACCAGAGAATGATCCGATAATGAAGAACGCTCGAACTCGGTAGCCAGCAGCCTAGGATCCTCGAATTACACAATGGCCAACCGTTATGGCCAGTCGTACCGCAACGGCGGCAACtatggaggtggtggtggaggaggaggaggaggaggaggttacGGCAATCTCAGTCGCCAGGACGAAGAGTATGACCCATACGGAGAGGGATATGGCAGCGACCGGTTCGCGCCGCCACCACGTCAGGCGGTGAACCAAAGCGCAGCTCCAAACTCAAATTCAGACTCGGTCCAGTCTCGCTCCCgacaaccacctccgccctcaCTCCGTAAtgggccaccaccacgatcTGCCCAGCGCAACGAACGCGCCATGCAGCGATCCGCCCCAGAGACCAACGCCGAGCgcgagatggggagggtgctcgAGCTGATCAAGCAGGAATGGCCAGCCATGCTGGAGAACGACTGCATCCCCGTACAGCTGGCACTACAGCTGCTCGACACCAGCTCGGTCGGCCGCGCCCACGAATATCGCAACTTTCGCCAAACGCACCAGTATCTGCAAGACTCGCTCAAGAAGATTGTCCACGAGTACCACCAGGGCTTCAACAGCTCCATCGGAACCTTCCACAAGATTCAGGGCAGCATCCAGGCCTCGCAGAAAAAGGTGCGCTCCTTGAAGGAGTCTCTAGCCACATCAAAAACGGCTCTATGTGCGACAGACCCGGAACTGAAAAAGCTACACGCGACATCTCGCATGTATGACGATGTGCTACAGACATTAAACGAGCTAGATGATTTGCGTACGGTACCGGATCAGTTGGAAGCCAGAATATCCGAGAAGCGCTTCCTCACGGCCGTCGAAGTGTTGCAAAATGCGTTGCGCAAACTAACGAAACCAGAATTGGACGGGATTGGGGCGCTGAGTGACTTGCGCAGCTATCTTGGCAACCAGGAGACGGCACTGATGGAAATCTTGGTCGAGGAACTGCACGAACATCTCTACTTGAAATCCCCCTACTGCCAGGAGCGGTGGCAGAATCTCACCAAACATCATGGAGCTATGAACGAGGTATTCCAGGATACTTCCAATCTTGCCCCATTTCATATCATTTTCGAGTCCATCGATTGGGACCGGTCTGTGGCTGAGGATCCCCAAAAGAATCCCGAGGCCGATACTTTCTACTATATTACGCTCTTGGTTGAATCTTTGAACAGATTGGGCAGGTTAGAAACTGCCGTCGATATGTTGAAGCAACGACTGCCTGTTGAGCTCTTTGCTGTTGTCAACGAGACGATCAACGATATTGACCAGAAGCATCCTAGCTCATTACGTGGTGGATCGAACGGCTCTAACGGGTTACATATATATGGCCAGCGGGAGACCCAGATGAGGGCAGATGTCATCTATGACCTGCTCTGGACTCTCTATGGCAAATTCGAGGCGATCGCCGAAGGCCACCGTGTGTTCCACGAGTCGATCAAGTCCCTCATCCGACGTGAGGGAGCCGGCAACAATATTGCTCTTCTGGGAAGTTTCAAGGAACTGTGGAATCTCTACCAGAACGAAATCCGCTCGCTGTTACACAACTATGTCACTACCGACGCTGATGTGTACCAGTTCCGCTCGTCACCGAGACCAGGCGGTGGTTTGAATGGCCATATGGACGCCAGGGAACACCTCTTCAAGTTCTCGGAAGCGGACGCTAAGTCGGCGGAGATGACGGCCGAGTATGAAGCACTGGATAATATTATTCAGAATGCTGTCCCTGGTTTGACTTCCAATTCTGGAAAAAACAGCAAGAAGTCCGCATTGGTGGTGCCACGGTCGGATGCTGCGGCGACAAGGAAGAGCTTGGGGGCTGGGTATGGCAGAGAGCAGAGCAGTGGGACATACAAGTCGCTTGTTGAGCCGAGTGTCTTCAACATGAGCCTACTGTTGCCACCGACGCTTGTCTTTTTGCAGCGTCTGAAAAGCATCGTACCCCCTGGATCTGACCTGGCGACGAGCACGTTGACGTCTTTTCTGGACAACTTCCTTGTCAACGTATTCCAGCCTCAACTTGATGAGACTCTTGGCAAGCTCAGTGATACCGTCTTTGGGGAGGCGGATGCTTTCTTGCAAGACTCGGAATGGGCCCATGTCGCCAAGAGACCTATTTTCAAGGGGACAACCGCCTTCTTTACGGTCATCACAGCCTTCTGCCGCATGCTGGGTACGATCCCACATGATCAGGCTCTCAGCTCACTGATCATCACTCAGATGTTGAGATACTACGACCGCTGCTTCAACTGGTACAAAGCTCTCGTCACCAaaacccaagaagaagcatcCACTTCCGAAGAACTCCGTGCCTCGGCAGTCATGGCACTGGAACCTAGTGAGATTCACGACACGGTGATGAGCCTCTGGAAGGCAGAGACTTCGGGAGCAACAGAAGAGTTCGAGGAGCTTCTCCGGAAAGAAGCGGGCTTGTTGATTGCTAAAACGAACGAACAAAAGCTGGAGGCAAGCGATATCATCCAGGACAGGGATACGATCTCGTCGCTGTGCCTGCTGTACACGAGCATGAAGTGGCTCACGGTTAAGGTTATGGGCCTGCGGCACATCACGAAGAACGAGAACGACACGTCGACCAAGCCGTCGGCGGCGACGCTGCCGAagccggagaagaagaggtggacGTTGCTGAATGACCCTAATAAGGCcacggcggaggaggggccgGTGTACCTGCCTATGACGCAGGAGACGGTGCAGTATGTTTTTTGTCCCTCCTCTTTGTCCCTCCTCTTTGTTTGGCTCAGTATACTAACATTTTGATCTAGATCCTTCGACAGCATCCTAACTTCCTACGAGGAACTCGCCTCCATAGCCCTCCGCACCCTTCACATGGAGGTCCGCTGTCGGATCgtccactccctctccctcgccctttCCCCTACCATCACAGCACCCTACACCCTCGACCAAATCGTCACGGAACCCGACCAAGAAATCTTGTCCCTCAACGCGGAGATGGTCGCCTACGAtgaaaccaccacccggtATCTCCGCGAACGAGAAGTCCTCTTTATCCGCCGTGGACTAGGTCTGTTGATAAACGCCTATCTCATCAAGATCGCGCCCGTGGTATCCCACCCGATGAACCTCAACGGCTGTGGGAGGATGAAACTGAACGTGAGGGTGTTGCAGCAGAACCTGAAGAACATTGAGGAAGGTGTGGACTTGGGGAGGGCGATGGGGTATTTTGAGTTGTTTGAGAAGGGGCCGGATGCGATTGTTGAGCGGGCGAAGCAGGATGCTGGGCGGCAgcaggggggggggagtagcgaggagggggggaagaagggggaggggtataGCTATGATGAGCTGAAGGCGCTGCTGGAGCTGTGCTATAGTGAGCAGCTGGCTGAtcgggagaggggggtggcggCGCAGGCGAAGAGGCagttgggggagaggttgttggggttgagtgAGTATATGTGGCAGCAATAGTTTTTAGAGGGGGGTGTTTAAAtctttttggggggttatGGTATGATAGGAATGAGAAATGGTTGAAATGTGAGCGGTGGTGTGTTtacttggtgatgggtttGAGAGGTGCTGTGGCATTCTGTTCTGTGCAGTTGAGTATTTTACTCCAGGAAGAGAACCCTTATCGGAGTATGATTCGCTGGTATAGAGCACGAAATATGTTGCTAAGTGCCTCCTTCAGACTTACAAGTTTTTCAGGTAAGGTTATGAGGACTTGATAGGAATCCTACAGCGAGGACTAGTGTGTGGCTCTGTCTCAGCCTTCACATCAACCTGACAGTGGATCAACTTGTAATATCGGCGGGCTACTTACGCAAAACCCTGTGTCTTCGATAAGACATGAGGAGCTGTGTCTTAGCAGCTCTTGTCTGACCTGCGAAGTGCCATCTTGTACATGTGACTTGCCTATACAGTAGTTATCACATGTAGCTATTCGGAAACGAACACCCTCGTTTGGTGTGAGGGTGACTCTCACACCTGTACTATGCCTTCCCCTAATGCTAGGAGTGTTCTATGTACAAATATTAGAGAGACTTGAGCTCAGAGAGATGCCAATCTTCCACTGTCCACGGGAACACAGGAATATACTTATCGCCTTCTCTAATATCCCACTTCCTCATTGACTTCACTGATTCCTATAACTGCAAAATCACTGTCAAACAGGGACAGAAAGATACATACTAACCAGTCACACTGCGGAAGCAGGATCCAGTACGATCTAGCAGGTGCCATTTTGACTCACCACTTTCTAGATCATCTGTCGTCAATCCATGAAGTTGGAACCTTGAGATAGAAGCTCTGTGTCTCTTGCCTCATGCTAGTTCGAGGAAGTTCTCATTTGTTAATACATGTGCCCATCGTTCACGCCAGAAGAGCAGGGGTGGCATATGATGGATATCAGCGCACTCGACATTGGGAACCGAATCTTTTCGTCTCTATGCCCGTCGAATTTTAATTCTGTGGTGTGGGAGGTGTTGCTCCCGGTGGATTTCAGTCAGGTGCTCCTAGGGCTTCTGCCTTGTGGCCCACAGGTCAGGTTTGTTGATAGGGATAGGTATTTGCTCTCCGGAGCTGATTTTCGTAGTGCTGAACAATATCATCACTTTTCTCACAGCTCTGCTGGCGCCTCACATGTGGCCGGCACCTGACATATACCAGCCACCATAGGATACCTAAGGTATCCAAAGCAACACCAGAACCAACAACACTATACCTCCAAACCCTCGAAAACAACACTTCACCttcgccaccatcaccatatcccctcccacccctgaCTAAGTTTCTTTCTCCCTCGGCaccaaagtaaacaaaaacaaaccacttcccttcccttccccccgGCGGCCGCCCCTTTtcgcctcccccctttcccagcCCATCAACAAtaccaccctcgccacccgCCCACCCAACATCCGCCGACCCTCATTCCCTCCCGTCATCACGTAACATTTAGAAGCCCGCGAAGCCTTCCATTCCAGCTGAAAGAAAGTTTCATGTTAATCATCacatcacccaccccaaTCCCCCTACCTCCACAGAAGAAAATTTCGAACCTTCCACCCAAACTTCCCCTTTCAGCAAACAAGTCCGACCTCGCCGCAAATGTTCGTttttcatcctcatcccaaaCGCTCAGGATAAATTACCCACCACACTTTTATTACGTACGTACCTAGTAACACGAGCCAACCACCCTAGATGGCTAACTGGGAACAATTTACCTAACACCCTACCCCAGCGAAAGACCTGTAGATCGACTTGCCTAGTCTCCCCTCTATCGACCTGGAGAGAAAAATGCTAGACCGTTCTCGCCGTCGTcaaaaaatattaataaaaactAGCTGAGCACTGCTAAGGAAGGGTCTAAGATTTGTATAACCTCGTAACAGCCTCTGGACGGCCTTTGCTCTCGTGCCTAGATTTTGCTAGTCGGGGGTTCACTTTAGAGCTAATTGCTACCTAGGCACAGACAGGCATGCCACAGACCAAACACCACGAGGCCAAGCACAAATGAAAACAAAAGGATCGAGaccctctctttctccaGAACAAGATCCCTTTGGCTAGCCCGCCTAGCGTGAATCAGATCGTCGTTTGACTTATGGGGCAAGTGCGTGTAGATCAGGGTCCAATGGAAGTCCAGGCGTGCCGGGTGAAGATCTGAATAGCttccttattttttttctttttgttttctttctttttttgcgGAGAGCAGTCCTAAATAGGTAGCCAAGGGTTAATTATGAGGGGTGTAAGTTTCGTGCAGTTAGTGCCCCTCCGTT encodes the following:
- the RAI1 gene encoding decapping endonuclease targeting mRNA (EggNog:ENOG503NUVB; COG:K) yields the protein MAQNSNVARFPIDVIRLTAATTQAPVKRPREFTCFSYDKNHNLRLDDSSIKWYYPPQPPALPANLSAGFDKFDKHDSQDEHLDSLLTAIAHHEQQTNQPIDAKFVTWRGMMTKFLIAPYPYDDDDGFEMNATLFQDCIFIEENWVFAAEKKAKQNSGWKGPISQEEMTFWGYKFETLATIPRPWAETSREVIENRGDEVVSNKEQYCSVVRSEIGGKVLCFGGEVDAIWDMKPKEPGAKINWVELKTSKVIQSPRDKFQFNKKLMKFWAQSFLLGVPKIVVGWRDKKGMLVSYEEYETKEIDERVRRERDGGQWPWMPWVCVNFASEILDWIQQVIKADPQQSGVWRIRFDAKSKVVELFKVEETGHGRILTDEFVNWRTRLASSNQPQDG
- the SEC8 gene encoding exocyst subunit (EggNog:ENOG503NURI; COG:U); the encoded protein is MANRYGQSYRNGGNYGGGGGGGGGGGGYGNLSRQDEEYDPYGEGYGSDRFAPPPRQAVNQSAAPNSNSDSVQSRSRQPPPPSLRNGPPPRSAQRNERAMQRSAPETNAEREMGRVLELIKQEWPAMLENDCIPVQLALQLLDTSSVGRAHEYRNFRQTHQYLQDSLKKIVHEYHQGFNSSIGTFHKIQGSIQASQKKVRSLKESLATSKTALCATDPELKKLHATSRMYDDVLQTLNELDDLRTVPDQLEARISEKRFLTAVEVLQNALRKLTKPELDGIGALSDLRSYLGNQETALMEILVEELHEHLYLKSPYCQERWQNLTKHHGAMNEVFQDTSNLAPFHIIFESIDWDRSVAEDPQKNPEADTFYYITLLVESLNRLGRLETAVDMLKQRLPVELFAVVNETINDIDQKHPSSLRGGSNGSNGLHIYGQRETQMRADVIYDLLWTLYGKFEAIAEGHRVFHESIKSLIRREGAGNNIALLGSFKELWNLYQNEIRSLLHNYVTTDADVYQFRSSPRPGGGLNGHMDAREHLFKFSEADAKSAEMTAEYEALDNIIQNAVPGLTSNSGKNSKKSALVVPRSDAAATRKSLGAGYGREQSSGTYKSLVEPSVFNMSLLLPPTLVFLQRLKSIVPPGSDLATSTLTSFLDNFLVNVFQPQLDETLGKLSDTVFGEADAFLQDSEWAHVAKRPIFKGTTAFFTVITAFCRMLGTIPHDQALSSLIITQMLRYYDRCFNWYKALVTKTQEEASTSEELRASAVMALEPSEIHDTVMSLWKAETSGATEEFEELLRKEAGLLIAKTNEQKLEASDIIQDRDTISSLCLLYTSMKWLTVKVMGLRHITKNENDTSTKPSAATLPKPEKKRWTLLNDPNKATAEEGPVYLPMTQETVQSFDSILTSYEELASIALRTLHMEVRCRIVHSLSLALSPTITAPYTLDQIVTEPDQEILSLNAEMVAYDETTTRYLREREVLFIRRGLGLLINAYLIKIAPVVSHPMNLNGCGRMKLNVRVLQQNLKNIEEGVDLGRAMGYFELFEKGPDAIVERAKQDAGRQQGGGSSEEGGKKGEGYSYDELKALLELCYSEQLADRERGVAAQAKRQLGERLLGLSEYMWQQ